From a single Halovulum dunhuangense genomic region:
- a CDS encoding ABC transporter ATP-binding protein, producing the protein MPDGTAPATLVRVEGLKMHFPIHAGLLRRRVGEVKAVDGVSFTIRDGETLGLVGESGCGKSTVGRAVLRLYTPTEGRIEIDGTDISTLSGERLRAMRPRMQMIFQDPQASLNPRMTVAGIIGEPLLEHGRLSGDERRERVLELMDQVGLNRGFANRYPHEFSGGQRQRIGIARALALNPRFIVCDEPIAALDVSIQAQVVNLLEDLQERFGLTYLFISHDLSMVRHLATRVAVMYLGRIVEIGPREALYADPLHPYTQALLSAVPVPDPAREATRRHIILKGDVPSPANPPKGCNFCTRCPKVMDICRTEDPPMRDMGGGRQAACHLLEAG; encoded by the coding sequence ATGCCTGACGGAACCGCGCCCGCGACGCTGGTTCGTGTCGAGGGCCTGAAGATGCACTTTCCCATCCATGCGGGCCTGCTGCGTCGCCGGGTGGGCGAGGTGAAGGCGGTGGACGGCGTCAGCTTCACGATACGCGACGGGGAAACCCTGGGGCTGGTGGGCGAGTCCGGTTGCGGCAAGTCCACCGTGGGCCGCGCGGTGCTTCGGCTTTACACGCCGACCGAGGGCCGGATCGAGATCGACGGCACCGACATCTCCACCCTTTCGGGCGAGCGGCTGCGCGCGATGCGACCGCGCATGCAGATGATCTTCCAGGATCCGCAGGCCAGCCTGAACCCGCGCATGACCGTGGCCGGCATCATCGGCGAGCCGCTCCTGGAACATGGCCGCCTGAGCGGGGACGAACGGCGCGAGCGGGTGCTTGAGCTGATGGACCAGGTCGGGCTGAACCGGGGCTTCGCCAACCGCTACCCGCACGAATTTTCCGGCGGCCAGCGCCAGCGCATCGGCATCGCGCGGGCCCTGGCGCTGAACCCGCGCTTCATCGTCTGCGACGAGCCGATCGCCGCGCTCGACGTGTCGATCCAGGCGCAGGTCGTGAACCTGCTCGAGGATCTGCAGGAACGCTTCGGCCTGACCTATCTGTTCATCAGCCACGACCTGTCGATGGTGCGCCACCTCGCGACCCGTGTGGCGGTGATGTATCTGGGCCGCATCGTCGAGATCGGCCCGCGCGAGGCGCTTTATGCCGATCCGCTGCACCCCTACACCCAGGCGCTTCTGTCGGCGGTGCCTGTCCCCGATCCCGCGCGCGAGGCGACGCGCCGGCACATCATCCTCAAGGGCGACGTGCCGAGCCCGGCCAACCCGCCGAAGGGCTGCAACTTCTGCACCCGCTGCCCGAAGGTGATGGACATCTGCCGGACCGAAGACCCCCCGATGCGCGACATGGGCGGCGGGCGGCAAGCCGCTTGCCATCTGTTGGAGGCGGGGTAG
- a CDS encoding peptide ABC transporter substrate-binding protein, with the protein MKTKALLTGVAALSLVATGALAERGSDGHVNIIYWQAASIMNPFLSGGTKDIEAASMVLEPMGRYDQDGNLVPYLAQEIPTIENGGVSADLTSITWKLKEGLLWSDGTPVTSADLVFTAEYCMHPEGGCAQLSKYDGVSMVEALDDLTVKITFEAPKPNPYGPFMGGQSPILQKAQFQDCLGARAPECTDANFMPIGTGPFRVVEFRPNDVISLEANPNFRDPAKPAFATVTFKGGGDAAAAGRAVLETGEFDYAWNLQLAPEVIQGMVAAGKGEALSAFGTLVERIEVNLTDPSPDLPEGERSTVKHPHPILSDLRVRKALSMAIDRNLLVEIGYGQAGNPTCNLVPNPPLYASPNTECLTQDIEGAKALLEEAGWVAGPDGVRTRDGMRLSLLFQTSTNAVRQDFQALIKQWWTEIGVETELKNVDASVFFGGDPGSPDTFQKFYADVEMYANNFDGIDPQAYLAAYQCGNEPKPESQWQGENINRFCDPEYDALVDELARTGELERRGEIAIRLNEMLTKDTYTIIPLVDRGRVSARSNTLGGVILNTWDSELWNIADWYRIQ; encoded by the coding sequence ATGAAAACCAAGGCATTACTGACAGGGGTGGCCGCGCTCAGCCTTGTCGCGACCGGCGCTCTGGCCGAGCGGGGCTCGGACGGGCATGTGAACATCATCTACTGGCAGGCCGCGTCGATCATGAACCCGTTCCTGTCCGGCGGCACCAAGGACATCGAGGCCGCCTCGATGGTGCTGGAGCCGATGGGCCGCTACGACCAGGACGGCAATCTCGTGCCCTATCTCGCGCAGGAGATCCCGACGATCGAGAATGGCGGCGTGTCCGCGGACCTGACCTCGATCACCTGGAAGCTGAAGGAGGGGCTGCTCTGGTCCGACGGCACGCCCGTCACCTCGGCCGACCTGGTCTTCACCGCGGAATACTGCATGCATCCCGAGGGGGGCTGCGCGCAGCTGTCCAAGTATGACGGCGTGTCCATGGTCGAGGCGCTGGACGATCTGACGGTCAAGATCACCTTCGAGGCGCCCAAGCCCAATCCCTACGGCCCCTTCATGGGCGGCCAGTCGCCGATCCTCCAGAAGGCGCAGTTCCAGGACTGCCTGGGGGCCCGCGCGCCCGAATGCACCGACGCGAACTTCATGCCGATCGGCACCGGACCGTTCCGCGTGGTCGAGTTCCGCCCCAACGACGTGATCTCGCTGGAAGCGAACCCCAACTTCCGCGACCCGGCCAAGCCGGCATTTGCAACCGTGACCTTCAAGGGCGGCGGCGACGCGGCGGCCGCGGGCCGCGCGGTGCTTGAAACCGGCGAATTCGACTACGCCTGGAACCTCCAGCTTGCCCCCGAGGTGATCCAGGGCATGGTCGCCGCAGGCAAGGGCGAGGCGCTGTCGGCCTTCGGCACGCTGGTCGAGCGGATCGAGGTGAACCTGACCGATCCCTCGCCCGACCTGCCCGAGGGCGAGCGTTCGACGGTGAAGCATCCGCATCCGATCCTGTCGGACCTGCGCGTGCGCAAGGCGCTGTCGATGGCGATCGACCGCAACCTGCTGGTCGAGATCGGCTATGGCCAGGCCGGCAACCCGACCTGCAACCTGGTGCCGAACCCGCCGCTTTACGCCTCGCCCAACACCGAGTGCCTGACCCAGGACATCGAGGGCGCCAAGGCCCTGCTGGAAGAGGCGGGCTGGGTCGCCGGACCCGACGGCGTGCGGACCAGGGACGGGATGCGCCTGTCGCTGCTGTTCCAGACCTCGACCAACGCCGTGCGGCAGGACTTCCAGGCCCTGATCAAGCAGTGGTGGACAGAGATCGGGGTGGAAACCGAACTGAAGAACGTCGACGCCTCGGTATTCTTCGGGGGCGATCCGGGCTCTCCGGACACGTTCCAGAAGTTCTATGCCGATGTCGAGATGTACGCCAACAACTTCGATGGCATCGACCCGCAGGCCTATCTTGCCGCCTATCAGTGCGGGAACGAGCCGAAGCCCGAGTCGCAGTGGCAGGGCGAGAACATCAACCGCTTCTGCGATCCGGAATACGATGCGCTGGTCGACGAGCTTGCGCGCACGGGCGAGCTGGAAAGGCGCGGCGAAATCGCCATCCGGCTGAACGAGATGCTGACCAAGGACACCTACACGATCATCCCGCTGGTCGATCGTGGCCGCGTCTCGGCGCGCTCGAACACGCTGGGCGGGGTGATCCTGAACACCTGGGACAGCGAGCTGTGGAACATCGCCGACTGGTACCGCATCCAGTGA
- a CDS encoding creatininase family protein — protein sequence MRRHWAEYRTTEYETIDPAKTIAILPTAAIEQHGPHLPVGVDTMINEGMLRRLVQLAPEDLDFRILPVQAVGKSNEHLHAPGTITLPADVAMKAWIDIGLSVARAGVRKLVIVNSHGGNLDMIGIVARELRVQAGMLAVKCQWGAFGHPEGMYSAHELSYGIHGGDVETSLMLHFRPDLVDMGQARNFRSSAEDMGNFARLRPTGAAAYGWIASDLNGAGTVGDASVATAEKGAATCDHQIRGFIELLRDVESFDLDRLGNAS from the coding sequence ATGAGACGCCACTGGGCGGAATACCGCACCACCGAATACGAGACCATCGACCCCGCGAAGACCATCGCCATCCTGCCCACGGCGGCGATCGAGCAGCATGGCCCGCATCTGCCCGTGGGCGTCGACACCATGATAAACGAGGGCATGCTGCGCCGGCTGGTCCAGCTTGCCCCCGAGGACCTGGATTTCCGCATCCTGCCGGTGCAGGCGGTGGGCAAGTCGAACGAGCATCTGCACGCGCCGGGCACCATCACCCTGCCGGCGGATGTCGCGATGAAGGCCTGGATCGATATCGGCCTGTCGGTGGCGCGTGCCGGCGTGCGCAAGCTGGTGATCGTGAATTCCCATGGCGGGAACCTGGACATGATCGGCATTGTCGCGCGCGAGCTGCGGGTGCAGGCCGGGATGCTGGCGGTGAAATGCCAGTGGGGCGCCTTCGGCCACCCCGAGGGCATGTATTCCGCGCACGAGCTGTCCTACGGTATCCATGGCGGCGATGTGGAAACCTCGCTCATGCTGCATTTCCGCCCGGACCTGGTCGATATGGGGCAGGCGCGCAATTTCCGCTCCTCGGCCGAGGACATGGGAAATTTCGCGCGTCTCAGGCCCACGGGGGCTGCGGCCTATGGCTGGATCGCCTCGGACCTGAACGGGGCGGGCACGGTGGGCGACGCGTCAGTCGCGACCGCCGAGAAGGGCGCCGCCACCTGCGACCACCAGATCCGCGGCTTCATCGAGCTTCTGCGCGACGTGGAATCCTTCGATCTGGACCGGCTCGGCAACGCCTCCTGA
- the argE gene encoding acetylornithine deacetylase, which yields MSSREILARLVSFDTVSSGSNLALIDFVADYLAGHGIESHRVPDPTGTKAALFAQVGPDVPGGVILSGHTDVVPVEGQDWSSDPFTLTERNGRLYGRGSADMKGFLAIALAAVPAMRAAGLKRPIQLALSYDEEVGCIGAPPMIAAMRETLPIAACAIIGEPTLMKVVTGHKAIVDIDTHVRGHEVHSSLMHTGVSAVMAAAELVAWTARQTEDNRARAEALPDPGPYDPPWTTLHCGKIRGGTAHNITARDCWIATDIRSIPGEDIDDWINAYLVEAAALESRLKAVRPEAAITVTVNNKVPGCAPEADGAAEALARALTGDNGQHVVSYATEAGQFQEAGYSAVVCGPGSIEQAHQADEYISLDQLAAGDAFVARLIARLSA from the coding sequence ATGAGCAGCAGGGAAATCCTTGCCCGTCTGGTGAGCTTCGACACGGTGTCGAGCGGCTCGAACCTGGCGCTCATCGATTTCGTGGCCGACTACCTGGCCGGTCATGGCATCGAAAGCCACCGCGTGCCGGACCCCACGGGAACCAAGGCCGCGCTCTTCGCGCAGGTGGGCCCGGACGTTCCGGGCGGCGTGATCCTGTCGGGCCATACCGACGTGGTCCCGGTCGAGGGGCAGGACTGGTCGAGCGATCCCTTCACCCTGACAGAGCGGAACGGGCGGCTTTACGGGCGCGGTTCGGCCGACATGAAGGGTTTTCTCGCCATCGCGCTGGCGGCAGTGCCCGCGATGCGGGCGGCGGGGCTGAAGCGGCCGATCCAGTTGGCCCTGTCCTATGACGAGGAGGTCGGCTGCATCGGCGCGCCGCCCATGATCGCGGCCATGCGCGAGACGCTGCCCATCGCCGCCTGCGCCATCATCGGAGAGCCCACGCTGATGAAGGTGGTGACCGGGCACAAGGCCATCGTGGACATCGACACCCATGTGCGCGGCCACGAGGTTCATTCCAGCCTGATGCATACCGGCGTCTCGGCGGTGATGGCGGCGGCGGAACTGGTCGCCTGGACCGCCCGGCAGACGGAAGACAACCGCGCCCGTGCAGAGGCGCTGCCCGATCCCGGCCCCTATGATCCGCCCTGGACGACGCTTCATTGCGGCAAGATCCGCGGCGGCACCGCGCACAACATCACCGCGCGGGACTGCTGGATCGCGACCGACATCCGCTCGATCCCCGGCGAGGATATCGACGACTGGATCAACGCCTACCTGGTCGAGGCGGCGGCGCTGGAGTCGCGGCTGAAGGCGGTGCGCCCCGAGGCGGCGATCACGGTCACGGTCAACAACAAGGTGCCGGGCTGCGCGCCCGAGGCGGATGGCGCGGCCGAGGCGCTGGCGCGCGCGCTGACGGGCGACAACGGGCAGCATGTCGTATCCTATGCGACCGAGGCGGGCCAGTTCCAGGAGGCGGGCTATTCCGCGGTGGTCTGCGGGCCCGGCTCGATCGAGCAGGCGCACCAGGCGGACGAATACATCAGCCTCGACCAGCTTGCGGCGGGCGATGCCTTTGTCGCGCGCCTGATCGCCCGGCTTTCGGCCTGA
- a CDS encoding ABC transporter permease — protein MFTYTLRRLLLAIPTLLVISFVIFMLLELAPGDPVAQMPLTIPPEVREKIRLSLGLGEPLHIRYLLWLQQFFVNEPIHVFDAMFGTSYGEGMQRVISWQTRSPVGDIIAQRIPQTLWVVGMAYVVGVLIALPIGIISAYRQYSWFDQIGTLVSMIGFSVPTFFTGVLLIVVFSVNLGWFPSIYDTTLQVTDWDSFLLQARQMAMPVFVLALYNAAQISRFMRASMLDNLNQDYVRTARAKGLRERAVVLIHVLRNSMIPVVTVIALGVPTVFGGAIITEQVFKVNGLGQLLITAIYANDVPMVQTLTFIFAVLIVLFNLIADILYGLLDPRIRYD, from the coding sequence ATGTTCACCTACACGCTTCGACGACTCCTGCTTGCGATCCCGACGCTTCTGGTCATCAGTTTCGTGATCTTCATGCTGCTGGAACTGGCCCCCGGCGACCCGGTGGCGCAGATGCCGCTGACAATCCCTCCGGAGGTGCGCGAAAAGATCCGCCTCAGCCTGGGCCTGGGCGAGCCGCTGCATATCCGCTACCTGCTCTGGCTTCAGCAGTTCTTCGTGAACGAGCCGATCCACGTCTTCGACGCGATGTTCGGCACCAGCTACGGCGAGGGGATGCAGCGCGTCATCTCGTGGCAGACCCGCTCGCCCGTGGGCGACATCATCGCGCAGCGCATCCCGCAGACGCTGTGGGTGGTCGGCATGGCCTATGTGGTGGGGGTGCTGATCGCGCTGCCCATCGGCATCATATCCGCCTACAGGCAGTATTCCTGGTTCGACCAGATCGGCACGCTGGTGTCGATGATCGGCTTTTCGGTGCCCACCTTCTTCACCGGCGTGCTGCTGATCGTCGTCTTCTCGGTCAATCTCGGCTGGTTCCCGTCGATCTACGACACCACGCTTCAAGTGACGGACTGGGACAGCTTCCTCCTGCAGGCGCGGCAGATGGCGATGCCGGTCTTCGTGCTGGCGCTCTACAACGCGGCCCAGATCAGCCGCTTCATGCGCGCCTCCATGCTCGACAACCTGAACCAGGATTATGTGCGCACCGCCCGCGCCAAGGGGCTGCGCGAACGCGCCGTGGTGCTGATCCATGTGCTCAGGAACTCGATGATCCCGGTCGTGACCGTGATAGCACTCGGCGTGCCCACCGTGTTCGGCGGCGCCATCATCACCGAGCAGGTGTTCAAGGTGAACGGGCTGGGCCAGCTTCTGATCACCGCGATCTATGCCAACGACGTGCCCATGGTGCAGACGCTGACCTTCATCTTCGCGGTGCTGATCGTGCTCTTCAACCTGATCGCCGACATCCTCTACGGCCTTCTCGACCCGAGGATCCGCTATGACTGA
- a CDS encoding ABC transporter ATP-binding protein: MPDGSEPILDVTDLKTVFRTRDGEVHAVNRVSFSVRPGELLGVVGESGSGKSVTMMSLLGLLPSPPAEIREGRILFQGRDLRSLSAGQMRALRGREIGFVFQDPMTSLNPVFTVGYQLMEPLRLHMGLAKPAARRRAAELLALVGIPDATRRLDDYPHQFSGGMRQRVMIAIALACEPKVLIADEPTTALDVTIQAQILELVRELRQKMGMAIVWITHDLGVIAGIADRVLVMYGGQIVEHAGVADLFADPRHPYTRALLETIPRVDGVRDTRLRTIAGQPPSLGAQPSACPFARRCPHVFDRCLSANPARRPVASGHDVACFWDATRGAPADA, from the coding sequence ATGCCTGATGGGTCCGAGCCCATTCTGGATGTAACCGATCTGAAGACTGTCTTTCGCACCCGCGATGGCGAGGTGCATGCCGTGAACCGGGTCAGCTTTTCCGTGCGTCCGGGCGAATTGCTGGGCGTCGTCGGCGAAAGCGGCTCGGGCAAGTCGGTCACGATGATGTCGCTTCTGGGTCTTCTGCCCAGCCCGCCTGCCGAGATCCGCGAGGGAAGGATCCTGTTCCAGGGGCGCGACCTGCGCAGCCTGTCGGCCGGGCAGATGCGGGCGCTGCGCGGGCGCGAGATCGGATTCGTGTTCCAGGATCCGATGACCTCGCTCAACCCGGTGTTTACCGTGGGCTACCAGCTGATGGAGCCGCTGCGCCTGCACATGGGGCTGGCGAAGCCCGCCGCCCGCAGACGCGCCGCAGAGTTGCTGGCGCTGGTGGGCATCCCCGACGCCACCCGCCGGCTGGACGATTATCCGCACCAGTTCTCGGGCGGGATGCGGCAGCGCGTGATGATCGCCATAGCGCTCGCCTGCGAGCCGAAGGTGCTGATCGCCGACGAACCCACGACCGCGCTCGACGTGACGATCCAGGCGCAGATCCTGGAACTGGTGCGCGAGCTGCGCCAGAAGATGGGCATGGCCATCGTCTGGATCACCCATGACCTGGGCGTGATCGCCGGCATCGCGGACCGTGTGCTGGTCATGTATGGCGGCCAGATCGTCGAACATGCAGGCGTGGCCGATCTTTTCGCCGACCCTCGCCACCCCTACACGCGGGCGCTGCTGGAAACGATCCCGCGGGTGGACGGGGTGCGCGATACCCGGCTGCGGACCATCGCGGGCCAGCCGCCCAGCCTGGGCGCGCAGCCTTCGGCCTGTCCCTTCGCCCGGCGCTGCCCGCATGTCTTCGACCGCTGCCTTTCCGCGAACCCGGCCCGCCGGCCGGTCGCATCCGGCCATGACGTCGCCTGTTTCTGGGATGCGACACGGGGGGCGCCGGCCGATGCCTGA
- a CDS encoding ligase-associated DNA damage response exonuclease — MRPEDLLHPRPEGLYCPVGDFHIDPVRPVARALITHGHADHARAGHKAVLATRRTLDIMALRYGADFAGTTQVAGRGTTQVNGVTVSFHPAGHVLGSAQIRVAAKGMSAVVTGDYKRGVDPTAEPYEPVTGDVFVTEATFGLPVFRHPDPRAEIARLLTSLDQFPERAHMVGVYALGKAQRVIRLIRDAGHDAPIYLHGALQKLCDYYQSEGIALGRLEPATADGDRARFAGRIVMAPPSAFAAKWAQRFPEPLICFASGWMQVRARARQRGVELPLVISDHCDWGELTATITELDPGEVWVTHGREEALVRWCALQGRAARPLNLVGYEDEAE, encoded by the coding sequence ATGAGGCCCGAGGATCTGCTGCACCCGCGCCCCGAGGGGCTGTATTGCCCGGTGGGGGATTTCCATATCGACCCGGTGCGCCCCGTCGCGCGGGCGCTCATCACCCATGGCCATGCCGACCACGCCCGCGCGGGCCACAAGGCGGTGCTGGCCACGCGCCGCACGCTCGACATCATGGCGCTGCGCTATGGCGCGGATTTCGCCGGCACGACGCAGGTGGCAGGGCGCGGCACGACCCAGGTGAACGGCGTTACCGTTTCCTTTCACCCGGCGGGGCATGTGCTGGGCTCGGCCCAGATCCGGGTCGCGGCGAAGGGGATGTCGGCGGTGGTGACCGGCGACTACAAGCGCGGCGTCGATCCCACGGCGGAACCATACGAGCCGGTGACGGGCGACGTGTTCGTGACCGAGGCGACCTTCGGCCTGCCGGTGTTCCGCCATCCCGATCCGCGGGCCGAGATCGCGCGGCTTCTGACCTCGCTCGATCAGTTTCCCGAACGCGCGCACATGGTGGGCGTCTATGCGCTGGGCAAGGCGCAGCGGGTGATCCGGCTGATCCGGGACGCAGGCCATGACGCGCCCATCTACCTGCACGGCGCGCTTCAGAAGCTGTGCGACTACTACCAGTCCGAGGGCATCGCGCTGGGCCGGCTGGAGCCCGCCACGGCGGATGGCGACCGGGCGCGCTTCGCGGGCCGCATCGTCATGGCCCCGCCGTCGGCCTTTGCGGCGAAATGGGCGCAGCGTTTCCCCGAGCCGCTGATCTGCTTTGCCAGCGGCTGGATGCAGGTCCGCGCGCGCGCCCGTCAGAGGGGCGTGGAACTGCCGCTTGTCATCTCGGACCATTGCGACTGGGGCGAGCTGACCGCCACCATCACCGAGCTTGACCCGGGCGAGGTCTGGGTCACCCATGGCCGCGAAGAGGCGCTGGTCCGCTGGTGCGCGCTTCAGGGCCGGGCCGCGCGACCCCTGAACCTGGTGGGCTACGAGGACGAGGCGGAATGA
- the kynU gene encoding kynureninase: MHTDFTQTRTLFDLPEGVIYLDGNSLGPLPRGAADRVARVMTEEWGQLLIRGWNSAGWMDLPARVGDRVGRLIGAEPGSVTMGDTLSVKVYQALASALDLADEGRRVVLSDTGNFPSDLYIAEGLLGSLGRGLELRTVAPEAVEDALSDEIAVLMLTEVDYRTGRLHDMARLTEKAHALGIVTVWDLAHSAGAIPVDLRGAGADFAVGCTYKYLNGGPGSPAFIYVAPRHADRARPALSGWLGHDAPFAFERHYRPAAGVSRMRVGTPPILALAALDAAMDAWEGVAMADIRAESQRLTQRMIALVAEACPGLALASPADPAARGSQVSFRHPEGYAVMQALIARGVIGDFRAPDMIRFGVAPLYVTQADIDRAVAILAEILDTGAWDRPEFRARAAVT; this comes from the coding sequence ATGCACACTGATTTCACCCAGACCCGCACCCTGTTCGATCTGCCCGAGGGCGTGATCTATCTCGATGGCAACTCGCTCGGCCCCCTGCCCAGGGGGGCAGCGGACCGGGTCGCGCGCGTGATGACCGAGGAATGGGGCCAGCTTCTGATCCGCGGCTGGAACAGCGCGGGCTGGATGGACCTGCCGGCGCGGGTGGGCGACCGGGTCGGGCGGCTGATCGGGGCAGAGCCTGGCAGCGTGACCATGGGCGACACGCTGTCGGTCAAGGTCTACCAGGCGCTGGCCTCCGCTCTCGACCTGGCGGACGAGGGGCGCAGGGTGGTGCTGTCGGACACCGGCAACTTCCCCTCGGACCTGTACATCGCCGAGGGGCTTCTGGGCAGCCTGGGCCGCGGGCTGGAACTGCGCACCGTCGCCCCCGAGGCGGTGGAGGACGCGCTTTCCGACGAGATCGCGGTGCTCATGCTTACGGAAGTGGATTACCGCACCGGGCGGCTGCACGACATGGCGCGCCTGACCGAAAAGGCCCACGCGCTTGGCATCGTCACGGTCTGGGACCTGGCCCATTCGGCCGGCGCGATCCCGGTGGATCTGCGCGGTGCCGGCGCGGATTTCGCGGTCGGCTGCACCTACAAGTACCTCAATGGCGGGCCGGGGTCGCCGGCCTTCATCTATGTGGCCCCACGGCATGCCGACCGGGCACGCCCCGCCCTGTCGGGATGGCTGGGCCATGACGCGCCCTTCGCCTTCGAGCGGCATTACCGCCCCGCGGCCGGCGTCTCGCGGATGCGGGTCGGCACGCCGCCGATCCTGGCGCTGGCCGCGCTCGATGCGGCGATGGACGCCTGGGAGGGCGTCGCGATGGCCGATATCCGCGCCGAAAGCCAGCGGCTGACCCAGCGGATGATCGCGCTTGTGGCCGAGGCCTGCCCGGGCCTGGCGCTTGCCAGCCCCGCGGACCCCGCGGCGCGCGGCAGCCAGGTCTCGTTCCGCCATCCCGAGGGATATGCGGTGATGCAGGCGCTGATCGCGCGCGGCGTGATCGGCGATTTCCGCGCCCCCGACATGATCCGCTTCGGCGTGGCGCCGCTTTATGTCACGCAAGCCGACATCGACCGTGCGGTGGCGATCCTGGCCGAGATCCTCGACACCGGCGCCTGGGACCGGCCCGAGTTCCGCGCCCGCGCCGCGGTGACCTGA
- a CDS encoding Lrp/AsnC ligand binding domain-containing protein, with product MHCVFVQLRCKPGKTYEVADALYAREIASELYSTSGDYDLLMKLYIDTTEDIGKFINDNVLTIPGIDRSLTTLTFRAF from the coding sequence ATGCATTGCGTATTCGTCCAGCTTCGCTGCAAGCCCGGCAAGACCTACGAAGTGGCCGACGCGCTTTACGCGCGCGAGATCGCGTCCGAGCTTTACTCCACCTCGGGCGATTACGACCTGCTGATGAAGCTCTATATCGACACGACCGAGGATATCGGGAAGTTCATCAACGACAACGTCCTGACCATCCCCGGCATCGACCGCTCGCTGACGACGCTGACCTTCCGCGCGTTCTGA
- a CDS encoding cisplatin damage response ATP-dependent DNA ligase codes for MKRFAALLERLALTPARSGKLRLLTDHFRDTLDPDRGIALAAITRDLDIRTVRPALLRALVAERVDAELFALSYDYVGDLAETIALIWVPRDAPRDLPLSQAVARLNGAGRAGAAAEVAALLDSLGTSERYALLKLATGGLRVGVSARLAKQALAGFGDVDVTEIEELWHGLTPPYEGLFAWLEGRGPKPAQAAKSPFRPVMLATPLEERELATLAPGDFRAEWKWDGIRVQAASEGGVRRIYSRTGDDISHAFPDVLAAMEFDGALDGELLVMRPDGGVAPFADLQQRLNRKTVSRAMLSRFPAFIRAYDLLQAGQENLRDQPFDARRARLEDFAARLPAERFDLSPLVPFQTWEDLALLRADPPDPAIEGLMLKRRDSIYVPGRPRGPWFKWKRDPFTIDAVLMYAQRGHGKRSGFYSDYTFGVWDGQGALVPVGKAYFGFTDEELRRIDRFVRENTVERFGPVRSVRAEPGHGLVLEVAFEGLNRSKRHRSGVAMRFPRIARLRWDKPPVEADLLQTLEGMLAD; via the coding sequence ATGAAGCGGTTTGCCGCCCTGCTGGAGCGTCTGGCGCTTACGCCCGCGCGCAGCGGCAAGCTGCGGCTTCTGACCGACCATTTCCGCGACACGCTCGACCCCGACCGGGGCATCGCGCTGGCCGCGATCACCCGTGACCTGGACATCCGCACCGTGCGCCCGGCACTCTTGCGCGCGCTGGTGGCCGAGCGGGTGGACGCGGAACTTTTCGCGCTGTCCTACGACTATGTGGGCGACCTGGCCGAGACCATCGCCCTGATATGGGTGCCCCGCGACGCGCCCCGCGACCTGCCCCTTTCGCAGGCGGTCGCCCGGCTGAACGGGGCGGGTCGCGCGGGTGCCGCGGCAGAGGTGGCGGCGCTTCTCGACAGCCTTGGCACTTCCGAACGCTATGCGCTGCTGAAGCTGGCCACCGGGGGGTTGCGGGTCGGCGTCTCGGCCCGGCTGGCCAAGCAGGCGCTTGCGGGCTTCGGCGATGTCGACGTGACCGAGATCGAGGAACTCTGGCACGGGCTGACGCCGCCCTACGAGGGGCTGTTCGCCTGGCTCGAGGGGCGGGGGCCTAAGCCCGCGCAGGCCGCGAAAAGCCCGTTCCGCCCGGTCATGCTGGCGACGCCGCTGGAAGAGCGCGAGCTTGCCACCCTCGCGCCGGGGGACTTCCGGGCCGAGTGGAAATGGGACGGCATCCGCGTGCAGGCGGCCTCCGAAGGGGGGGTGCGGCGGATCTATTCGCGCACCGGGGACGACATCTCCCACGCCTTTCCCGACGTGCTGGCCGCGATGGAATTCGACGGCGCGCTCGATGGGGAATTGCTGGTGATGCGGCCCGACGGCGGGGTCGCGCCCTTTGCCGACCTTCAACAGCGGCTGAACCGCAAGACGGTCAGCCGCGCGATGCTCTCCCGCTTCCCGGCCTTCATCCGGGCCTATGACCTGTTGCAGGCGGGGCAGGAGAACCTGCGCGACCAGCCCTTCGATGCCCGCCGCGCCCGGCTGGAGGATTTCGCCGCGCGCCTGCCGGCAGAGCGCTTCGACCTGTCGCCGCTGGTGCCGTTCCAGACATGGGAGGATCTGGCCCTGCTGCGCGCCGACCCGCCCGACCCGGCGATCGAGGGGCTGATGCTGAAGCGCCGCGACAGCATCTACGTTCCTGGCCGCCCCAGGGGCCCGTGGTTCAAGTGGAAGCGCGATCCCTTCACCATCGACGCGGTGCTGATGTATGCCCAGCGCGGGCACGGCAAGCGCTCGGGCTTCTATTCCGACTACACCTTCGGGGTCTGGGACGGGCAGGGCGCGCTGGTGCCCGTGGGCAAGGCCTATTTCGGCTTCACCGACGAGGAGTTGCGCCGCATCGACCGCTTCGTTCGGGAAAACACCGTCGAACGCTTCGGCCCCGTCCGTTCGGTCCGGGCAGAGCCGGGCCACGGGCTGGTGCTGGAAGTGGCCTTCGAGGGGCTGAACCGCTCCAAACGCCACCGCTCGGGCGTCGCCATGCGCTTTCCGCGCATCGCGCGGCTGCGCTGGGACAAGCCCCCCGTCGAGGCGGACCTGCTGCAAACGCTCGAGGGGATGCTGGCCGACTGA